Proteins co-encoded in one Octopus sinensis linkage group LG6, ASM634580v1, whole genome shotgun sequence genomic window:
- the LOC115213224 gene encoding uncharacterized protein LOC115213224 gives MSHKVSFEALDTALHDLRHNARLMGRATVLLAGDFRQTFPVVLKGIRSDEINASIKSSYLWSSVQKLRLTTNMRLQLNGDDANRTFSKQLLDVGNGTSVGEKDGRVNLPFGHMVSDLKVLMNKVFPYLGNQFTDYNWLKTRAILVPKNVAVDDLSVKLLEQLPGEHHIYNSIDTVLNIDEAVNYPVEFLNCLTPPGLSPQEWGTSYAASKSRFTRALQWHTTYNKEDDANSHGDNNFDW, from the coding sequence ATGAGCCATAAGGTTTCCTTTGAAGCTCTTGACACGGCACTTCACGATCTGAGACACAACGCCAGGCTTATGGGAAGAGCCACAGTCTTGCTTGCAGGAGACTTTAGACAAACCTTTCCCGTCGTTTTAAAGGGGATAAGAAGTGATGAGATAAATGCCAGCATAAAGTCGTCTTACCTATGGAGCAGTGTGCAAAAGCTGAGACTCACAACTAACATGAGACTGCAGCTCAATGGTGATGATGCAAATAGAACCTTTTCAAAGCAACTGTTGGACGTCGGTAATGGCACTTCGGTTGGCGAGAAGGATGGCCGGGTAAACTTGCCTTTTGGACATATGGTATCTGATTTAAAGGTACTAATGAATAAGGTGTTTCCTTACCTGGGGAATCAGTTTACAGATTACAACTGGCTGAAAACCCGCGCCATTTTAGTTCCAAAGAATGTGGCGGTTGATGATTTGAGCGTCAAACTTCTGGAACAGTTGCCAGGTGAGCATCACATCTACAATTCTATTGACACTGTACTCAACATCGATGAGGCTGTGAATTATCCAGTTGAATTCTTGAATTGTCTAACACCACCCGGCCTCTCACCTCAAGAATGGGGAACCAGTTATGCTGCTTCGAAATCTCGATTCACCAGAGCTTTGCAATGGCACACGACTTATAATAAAGAAGATGATGCTAACAGTCATGGAGACAACAATTTTGACTGGTAA
- the LOC115213092 gene encoding collagen alpha-6(VI) chain-like, which produces MAPKLYLIFFICMVLKINFAASRCEGSKVDIFFILDSSDTVTDEDFQNELIFATNFVLGIKTIGKQGIQIGIQTFAANTQNIFHLDSHDNKIDIVTRITRIKRLRGMSNLHLALEDVKKYGFSPSLGSRGLAHKVAIIITNGAISNWPSANFEAKKLIQDHVQIIVIGVGTNLNPRIFLGIASSGNDIFIVPKFNALGNLQQQIKQSTCKTCNVIPKDVIFALDTSTSIDVSKFTDMTKFVSDFVLQTIVFGQNGTQVGIYTFSDFPKLELPLGIDDEKLSFISALKGLSLVHGQTNTDLVLDAVQKDGFSTAFGARPNVKHVLIVVTDGASQKPFETQIAARKLHALNVEVFAIGVSSSVDTNELFKIASSPQNVFMSPNFQVLSQLVSSINKLVCVTTK; this is translated from the exons gttGTGAGGGCAGCAAAGTGGATATTTTCTTCATACTTGATTCTTCAGACACTGTCACAGATGAAGACTTTCAAAACGAACTAATATTTGCGACTAACTTTGTCCTTGGCATTAAAACCATTGGAAAGCAAGGAATACAGATAGGAATACAGACATTTGCAGCAAATACCCAAAACATTTTTCATCTTGATTCACATGATAACAAAATTGATATAGTAACTAGAATTACACGTATAAAACGCTTGAGAGGAATGTCTAATTTACATTTAGCTTTAGAAGATGTTAAGAAGTATGGATTCAGTCCGTCTCTGGGTTCCAGAGGTTTGGCTCATAAAGTAGCTATTATAATAACCAATGGAGCTATTTCGAATTGGCCATCGGCTAATTTTGAAGCTAAAAAGCTTATTCAGGATCATGTCCAAATTATTGTCATTGGTGTTGGCACGAATCTAAACCCCAGAATCTTTTTAGGTATCGCGTCCTCGGGGAATGATATCTTCATTGTGCCGAAGTTTAATGCCTTGGGAAATCTTCAGCAACAGATAAAACAATCTACTTGTAAAA CTTGCAACGTAATTCCAAAAGATGTCATTTTTGCTTTGGATACTTCTACGAGCATAGACGTGTCAAAGTTTACAGATATGACGAAATTTGTGTCGGACTTCGTTCTTCAAACAATTGTATTCGGTCAAAACGGTACCCAGGTCGGAATATATACTTTCTCTGATTTTCCAAAATTAGAACTTCCACTGGGTATAGACGACGAAAAGCTTTCCTTTATTAGTGCGCTGAAGGGCTTATCTCTGGTACACGGTCAAACAAACACTGATTTAGTTTTAGATGCTGTTCAAAAGGATGGTTTCAGTACGGCATTTGGGGCGCGACCAAATGTAAAGCATGTGTTGATCGTTGTTACCGATGGTGCTTCACAAAAGCCGTTTGAAACTCAAATAGCAGCCAGAAAACTACACGCATTGAACGTTGAAGTATTCGCCATTGGAGTCAGTAGTAGTGTTGACACGAACGAGCTATTTAAAATAGCATCGTCACCTCAAAATGTGTTCATGAGCCCAAATTTTCAAGTATTAAGCCAGCTTGTAAGTAGTATCAACAAACTGGTATGTGTAACGACGAAATAA